A window of the Oncorhynchus kisutch isolate 150728-3 linkage group LG12, Okis_V2, whole genome shotgun sequence genome harbors these coding sequences:
- the LOC109900675 gene encoding TGF-beta-activated kinase 1 and MAP3K7-binding protein 2 isoform X2 — protein sequence MAQGSHQIDIQVLHDLRQKFPEVPEGVVSQCVLQNNNNLDACCEYLSQVSPGYLYSKGGKLNYTDDPTFIRFRNPMTQLNLGLQSQSQNVHATPGRDGLRMNGSRTLSHSLSLSDGPLQTGQPPNSDFFQQEPQSAPVQVPASLNVFGVMEPTRKTQPPQHLGLYQLGGKGQSMGQHGQQMPRFNPITVTLAPNIQTGRNTPTSLHIHGGPHTQSGLSSPQGNSIYIRPYVTQPSSTTRQSQQQLQQQAGRAQYSPTSQPQQQIYQISHPTSLPGSWTGPSSQQHQHGSSHTSQHQSQGHQTSHVYMPISSPTNPQAPSSILQAPSGGQGSSSGASSSGMPLGMSSFSQYNIQNISTGPRKNQIEIKLESPQRSNSTTTTAVLRTSSGPRSNSSTSSSCPSSSSSVGAAPGPTTTPLSIGGPGLSRSQPTVYISASPPTVAATTPSEEANMASSGSRSQPKFYITANNDDGGGRNPPTVYISAQPPPHGSQGPRNMGGQVSMGPAYIHHHPPKSRASMGGAGTATSPRVVVTQPNTKYTFKITVSPNKPPAVSPGVVSPTFEATNLLSLPSDHHFVEPDPHHLSDPLSVHRERPSEPRRLSMGSDDAAYTQALLVHQKARMDRLWHELELKKKKLEKLKEEVNEMENDLTRRRLERSNSQSQIPSIEEMQQLRCNNRILQIDIDCLTKEIDLLQTKGPHFNPSAIHNFYDNIGFLGPVPPKPKEPEGLGKDRRTFNVTSTLTMEPSSALPPPAALPLESSSKSVKTVADQEEDEGTQWSCTACTFLNHPALNRCEQCEFPRHF from the exons ATGGCCCAGGGAAGCCACCAGATTGACATTCAGGTTTTGCACGACCTGCGCCAGAAGTTCCCTGAAGTTCCAGAGGGTGTTGTTTCCCAGTGTGTTCTGCAA AATAACAACAATTTGGACGCCTGTTGTGAGTACCTGTCTCAAGTAAGCCCAGGCTACTTGTACAGCAAAGGAGGCAAACTCAACTACACTGACGACCCCACCTTCATCAGGTTCCGGAATCCCATGACCCAGCTGAACCTGGGCCTGCAGTCTCAGTCTCAGAATGTGCATGCGACCCCGGGAAGGGACGGCCTGAGGATGAACGGCAGCAGGACACTGTCCCACAGTCTTAGCCTGAGTGACGGGCCCCTACAGACAGGACAGCCCCCGAATAGTGACTTCTTCCAGCAGGAGCCCCAGTCAGCCCCGGTGCAGGTGCCCGCCAGCCTCAATGTGTTTGGCGTGATGGAGCCCACGCGCAAGACCCAGCCGCCCCAGCACCTGGGACTCTACCAGCTGGGGGGCAAAGGGCAGTCCATGGGCCAACATGGCCAGCAGATGCCCCGCTTCAACCCCATCACCGTCACTCTGGCCCCCAACATCCAGACGGGTCGCAACACCCCCACCTCTTTGCACATACACGGCGGGCCCCATACACAGTCCGGCTTGAGCAGTCCACAGGGAAACTCTATCTACATAAGGCCTTACGTGACCCAGCCCAGCAGTACAACCCGGCAAAGCCAGCAGCAGCTTCAGCAGCAGGCAGGAAGGGCCCAGTACAGCCCCACCTCCCAACCCCAGCAGCAGATCTACCAGATCTCCCATCCCACCTCACTGCCTGGCTCCTGGACAGGCCCTTCCTCCCAGCAGCACCAGCACGGCTCCTCACATACCTCACAGCACCAGTCACAGGGCCACCAGACCTCCCATGTCTACATGCCCATCAGCTCCCCCACCAACCCACAGGccccctcctctatcctccaGGCCCCCTCTGGAGGTCAGGGCTCCTCTTCTGGTGCCTCCTCCTCTGGCATGCCCTTAGGCATGTCCTCCTTCAGCCAGTACAACATCCAGAACATCTCCACCGGACCGCGCAAGAACCAGATAGAGATCAAACTTGAATCTCCTCAGAGGAGCAACTCCACCACGACCACGGCCGTGCTGCGCACCAGCAGTGGCCCCCGCTCcaactcctccacctcctcctcctgcccctcatcctcctcctctgtcgGGGCAGCACCTGGCCCAACCACCACCCCCCTGTCCATCGGAGGCCCAGGTCTGAGCCGCAGCCAGCCCACTGTTTACATCTCTGCCAGCCCGCCCACTGTTGCTGCTACCACCCCCTCTGAAGAGGCCAACATGGCCTCATCCGGCTCTCGCTCCCAGCCCAAGTTTTACATTACTGCTAATAACGATGACGGTGGGGGCAGAAACCCTCCAACTGTCTACATCTCTGCTCAACCACCTCCGCACGGGTCCCAGGGGCCCCGCAATATGGGGGGCCAGGTGAGCATGGGCCCCGCCTAcatccaccaccacccacccaagTCCCGCGCGTCTATGGGAGGGGCAGGCACAGCCACCTCGCCCCGAGTGGTGGTCACCCAGCCCAACACCAAGTACACTTTCAAAATCACCGTGTCCCCCAACAAGCCCCCAGCGGTGTCCCCCGGCGTCGTGTCCCCCACCTTTGAGGCTACCAACCTCCTCAGCCTCCCCTCGGACCACCATTTTGTGGAGCCTGACCCACATCATCTCTCAGACCCACTGTCTGTACACAGGGAGAGGCCCAGCGAGCCACGCAGACTCAGCATGGGCTCAGATGACGCAGCATACACACAAG CCCTGTTGGTTCACCAGAAGGCCCGCATGGACCGGCTGTGGCATGAGCTGGAGCTGAAGAAGAAGAAGCTGGAGAAGCTAAAAGAGGAAGTCAACGAGATGGAGAACGATCTGACCAGGAGACGGCTAGAACGATCCAACTCCCAGTCCCAAATCCCCTCG ATTGAGGAAATGCAGCAGTTGCGATGCAACAACAGGATACTGCAGATCGACATTGACTGCTTAACTAAAGAAATCGATCTCCTTCAAACAAAAG GACCACACTTTAATCCCAGTGCCATTCATAACTTCTATGACAACATTGGATTCCTAGGTCCTGTCCCACCCAAACCCAAAG AGCCAGAGGGCCTGGGGAAAGACAGGAGAACATTTAATGTCACCTCCACCTTAACCATGGAACCCTCCTCTGCCCTTCCTCCCCCTGCTGCTCTCCCTCTGG agTCGAGCAGTAAGAGCGTTAAGACTGTAGCAGACCAGGAGGAAGACGAGGGGACGCAGTGGAGCTGCACGGCCTGCACCTTCCTCAACCACCCCGCCCTCAACCGCTGTGAACAGTGCGAGTTCCCACGGCACTTCTGA
- the LOC109900675 gene encoding TGF-beta-activated kinase 1 and MAP3K7-binding protein 2 isoform X6, with protein sequence MAQGSHQIDIQVLHDLRQKFPEVPEGVVSQCVLQNNNNLDACCEYLSQVSPGYLYSKGGKLNYTDDPTFIRFRNPMTQLNLGLQSQSQNVHATPGRDGLRMNGSRTLSHSLSLSDGPLQTGQPPNSDFFQQEPQSAPVQVPASLNVFGVMEPTRKTQPPQHLGLYQLGGKGQSMGQHGQQMPRFNPITVTLAPNIQTGRNTPTSLHIHGGPHTQSGLSSPQGNSIYIRPYVTQPSSTTRQSQQQLQQQAGRAQYSPTSQPQQQIYQISHPTSLPGSWTGPSSQQHQHGSSHTSQHQSQGHQTSHVYMPISSPTNPQAPSSILQAPSGGQGSSSGASSSGMPLGMSSFSQYNIQNISTGPRKNQIEIKLESPQRSNSTTTTAVLRTSSGPRSNSSTSSSCPSSSSSVGAAPGPTTTPLSIGGPGLSRSQPTVYISASPPTVAATTPSEEANMASSGSRSQPKFYITANNDDGGGRNPPTVYISAQPPPHGSQGPRNMGGQVSMGPAYIHHHPPKSRASMGGAGTATSPRVVVTQPNTKYTFKITVSPNKPPAVSPGVVSPTFEATNLLSLPSDHHFVEPDPHHLSDPLSVHRERPSEPRRLSMGSDDAAYTQALLVHQKARMDRLWHELELKKKKLEKLKEEVNEMENDLTRRRLERSNSQSQIPSIEEMQQLRCNNRILQIDIDCLTKEIDLLQTKGPHFNPSAIHNFYDNIGFLGPVPPKPKGPL encoded by the exons ATGGCCCAGGGAAGCCACCAGATTGACATTCAGGTTTTGCACGACCTGCGCCAGAAGTTCCCTGAAGTTCCAGAGGGTGTTGTTTCCCAGTGTGTTCTGCAA AATAACAACAATTTGGACGCCTGTTGTGAGTACCTGTCTCAAGTAAGCCCAGGCTACTTGTACAGCAAAGGAGGCAAACTCAACTACACTGACGACCCCACCTTCATCAGGTTCCGGAATCCCATGACCCAGCTGAACCTGGGCCTGCAGTCTCAGTCTCAGAATGTGCATGCGACCCCGGGAAGGGACGGCCTGAGGATGAACGGCAGCAGGACACTGTCCCACAGTCTTAGCCTGAGTGACGGGCCCCTACAGACAGGACAGCCCCCGAATAGTGACTTCTTCCAGCAGGAGCCCCAGTCAGCCCCGGTGCAGGTGCCCGCCAGCCTCAATGTGTTTGGCGTGATGGAGCCCACGCGCAAGACCCAGCCGCCCCAGCACCTGGGACTCTACCAGCTGGGGGGCAAAGGGCAGTCCATGGGCCAACATGGCCAGCAGATGCCCCGCTTCAACCCCATCACCGTCACTCTGGCCCCCAACATCCAGACGGGTCGCAACACCCCCACCTCTTTGCACATACACGGCGGGCCCCATACACAGTCCGGCTTGAGCAGTCCACAGGGAAACTCTATCTACATAAGGCCTTACGTGACCCAGCCCAGCAGTACAACCCGGCAAAGCCAGCAGCAGCTTCAGCAGCAGGCAGGAAGGGCCCAGTACAGCCCCACCTCCCAACCCCAGCAGCAGATCTACCAGATCTCCCATCCCACCTCACTGCCTGGCTCCTGGACAGGCCCTTCCTCCCAGCAGCACCAGCACGGCTCCTCACATACCTCACAGCACCAGTCACAGGGCCACCAGACCTCCCATGTCTACATGCCCATCAGCTCCCCCACCAACCCACAGGccccctcctctatcctccaGGCCCCCTCTGGAGGTCAGGGCTCCTCTTCTGGTGCCTCCTCCTCTGGCATGCCCTTAGGCATGTCCTCCTTCAGCCAGTACAACATCCAGAACATCTCCACCGGACCGCGCAAGAACCAGATAGAGATCAAACTTGAATCTCCTCAGAGGAGCAACTCCACCACGACCACGGCCGTGCTGCGCACCAGCAGTGGCCCCCGCTCcaactcctccacctcctcctcctgcccctcatcctcctcctctgtcgGGGCAGCACCTGGCCCAACCACCACCCCCCTGTCCATCGGAGGCCCAGGTCTGAGCCGCAGCCAGCCCACTGTTTACATCTCTGCCAGCCCGCCCACTGTTGCTGCTACCACCCCCTCTGAAGAGGCCAACATGGCCTCATCCGGCTCTCGCTCCCAGCCCAAGTTTTACATTACTGCTAATAACGATGACGGTGGGGGCAGAAACCCTCCAACTGTCTACATCTCTGCTCAACCACCTCCGCACGGGTCCCAGGGGCCCCGCAATATGGGGGGCCAGGTGAGCATGGGCCCCGCCTAcatccaccaccacccacccaagTCCCGCGCGTCTATGGGAGGGGCAGGCACAGCCACCTCGCCCCGAGTGGTGGTCACCCAGCCCAACACCAAGTACACTTTCAAAATCACCGTGTCCCCCAACAAGCCCCCAGCGGTGTCCCCCGGCGTCGTGTCCCCCACCTTTGAGGCTACCAACCTCCTCAGCCTCCCCTCGGACCACCATTTTGTGGAGCCTGACCCACATCATCTCTCAGACCCACTGTCTGTACACAGGGAGAGGCCCAGCGAGCCACGCAGACTCAGCATGGGCTCAGATGACGCAGCATACACACAAG CCCTGTTGGTTCACCAGAAGGCCCGCATGGACCGGCTGTGGCATGAGCTGGAGCTGAAGAAGAAGAAGCTGGAGAAGCTAAAAGAGGAAGTCAACGAGATGGAGAACGATCTGACCAGGAGACGGCTAGAACGATCCAACTCCCAGTCCCAAATCCCCTCG ATTGAGGAAATGCAGCAGTTGCGATGCAACAACAGGATACTGCAGATCGACATTGACTGCTTAACTAAAGAAATCGATCTCCTTCAAACAAAAG GACCACACTTTAATCCCAGTGCCATTCATAACTTCTATGACAACATTGGATTCCTAGGTCCTGTCCCACCCAAACCCAAAG GGCCCTTGTAA